Sequence from the Burkholderia stabilis genome:
AAGCGAGCCTGACCGACGAGCGCATGGCGACGGTGTATCGTGAGCAGCTGTCGGCGTTCCGGATGCACGCGATCTACGACGATCAGCGGCTCGTGCTGGATACCGTGCTGCGCGGCCGCGGCATCGCATGCCTGCCGCGCCTCGTCGCGCAGGCCGCCATCGATCAGCGCGCACTGACCGTGCTCGCCGACTATCCGCGCCTGCCCGGCACCACGTGGTGGCTGTCGCGCATGGACGGCCCGTCGCGCTCGCCGATCGTCGAGCAGATGTTCGACTGGCTCGTCGAACAAGGCAGCTGGTCGAGCGCGTCCGGCCCGGCGCCCGACCGCTTGCCGCTGCCGCCCGCATGATCGCGGGCCGCAAAAAAAACGTCCCGCCATCAGGCGGGACGTTGGTCATGCTGGAAGCGCGCGATGCGCAGCCGATCACGGCTCGTGACGCAGATACCCTTCCTTGCTCGGGTCGCGCATCCGCCACGACACGATCAGCGAGATCGCGCACAGCACGGTGACGTACCAATAGAAGGTTTCCTCGCTGCCGACCGACTTGAACCACAGCGCGACGTACTCCGCCGAACCGCCGAAGATCGCGTTCGCGACCGCATACGACAGGCCGACGCCCATCGCGCGCACTTCCGGCGGGAACATCTCGGCCTTGATGAGGCCGCTGATCGACGTGTAGAAGCTGACGATCGCCAGCGCGACCGTGATCAGCACGAATGCGGCCACGGGGCTCGTCACGTCCTTCAGCGCATGCATCAGCGGCACCGTGCCGATCACCGCGAACGAGCCGAACAGGATCATCGACGTGCGGCGGCCGATCCTGTCGGACAGCGCGCCGAACACCGGCTGCATCAGCATGTAGACGAGCAGCGCGACGGTCATCACGTTGCTGGCCGTCTTCGCGTGCATGCCGGCCGTGTTCACGAGGTACTTCTGCATGTACGTCGTGAACGTGTAGAAGATCAGCGAGCCGCCGGCCGTGAAGCCGACCACCGTGAAGAACGCCCCCTTGTGCTGCCACACGCCGCGGATCGTGCCGGCGTCCTTCTTGTCGCGCGATGCGCTGGTCGACGTCTCGTCGAGCGACTTCCGCAGGTACAGCGAGATCAGCGCGGCCGCCGCACCGACGACGAACGGAATGCGCCAGCCCCACGCTTTGAGTTCACCAGCCGACAGCGTCTGCTGCAGGATCACGAGCACGAGCAGCGCGCACAGCTGGCCGCCGATCAGCGTCACGTACTGGAACGACGCGAAGAAGCCGCGCCGGCCCTTCAGCGCGACCTCGCTCATGTAGGTGGCGCTCGTGCCGTACTCGCCGCCCACCGACAGCCCCTGGAACAGGCGCGCGACCAGCAGCAGCGCCGGCGCGAGCGCGCCGATCTGCGCGTAGGTCGGCAGCACCGCGATCACGAGCGAGCCGCCGCACATCATCAGCACCGAGATCATCATCGCGGCACGCCGGCCGTGACGGTCGGCGATGCGGCCGAACAGCCAGCCGCCGATCGGGCGCATCAGGAAGCCGGCCGCGAACACGCCGGCCGTGTTCAGCAGCTGCGTCGTCGTGTTGCCGCTCGGGAAGAACGCCGGCGCGAAGTACAGCGCGCAGAACGAGTAGATGTAGAAGTCGAACCACTCGACGAGGTTGCCCGATGAGGCGCCGACGATGGCGAACACGCGCCGCCGGGTGTCATGCGCGGACAGCGCAGCTTGGTCGGTCTGGACGTCCATGGATTGGTCTGTTCCTTTTAGTGCCTTCTGGGTGAGACGGCCGCAGCCGTCGCATGCGGTCGCACGTGGCACCGGTTCCGGTGCACGGCGCTACGGGATTTTAGCGAAATGTAAAGTAACAGGCTCTCCGGGTTCGTCCGGATGTAGAAAAATTTTCTCTTGCCACGCGTTCGTCATATGAAAACGCCAGCCCGCGGGCTGGCGTCCGATGCAAACTATCCGGAAGCGTCGCTCACACGCGCACCTCCGGCGGCACGTAACGGCACTCGTAGCGCTTGCGCACGGTGCCGGCCTCGTCGACGCTTTCCAGGTACACGTCGAACTGCCAGAGCCGCGCCATGTGCTTGAGCACCTCGTCGCTGTCGTTCGACAGGTGGCGGTTGTCGGTCATGAAGTGGCGCAGCGTGAGGCTGCGGTCGCCGCGCGTGTTGACGGCCCACACCTGGATGTTCGGCTCGCGGTGATGGATGTCGTACTGCCGCGACAGCGCCTGCCGCACGTACTGGTAGCCGGAATCGTCGTGAATCGCCGACACCTCGAGCGAATCGCGCATGTCGTCGTCGAGCACCGAGAAGAGCCGCATCTCGCGGATCAGGTTCGGCGACAGGTACTGCGCGATGAAGCTTTCATCCTTGAAGTTGCGCATCGCGTAGTGCATCGCCGGCAGCCACGGGGTGCCCGCGATCTCCGGAAACCACTTGTAGTCCTCTTCCGTCGGCGCTTCGCAGATCCGCCGGATGTCGCTCATCATCGAGAACCCGAGCGCATACGGGTTGATCCCGCTGTAGTACGGCTTCGTGACGGGCGGCTGGTAGACCACGTTGCTGTGCGAATGCAGGAACTCCATCATGAAGCCGTCTTCCAGCTTGCCCTGGTTGTACAGCGTGTTCAGCAGCGTGTAGTGCCAGAATGTCGCCCAGCCTTCGTTCATCACCTGCGTCTGCCGCTGCGGGTAGAAATACTGGCCGATCTTGCGCACGATGCGGATCACTTCCCGCTCCCACGGCTCGAGCAGCGGCGCGTTCTTCTCCGCGAAATACAGCAGGTTCTCCTGCGGCTCGGGCGGATAACGATCATCCTGCTCTTCCATCAGCTCGGGCTTCTTGCCCGGCAGCGTGCGCCACAGTTCGTTCACCTGCGACTGCAGGTACGCCTCGCGCTCGCGCCGCAACGCCGCTTCCTTCGACAGCGACGGCTTTTGCGGCCGCTTGTAGCGGTCGACGCCGTAGTTCATCAGCGCATGGCACGAATCGAGCAGCTCCTCGACGCGATCGAGGCCGTAGCGCTCCTCGCATTCGGCGACGTAGTTCTTCGCGTACACGAGATAGTCGATGATCGCGTGCGCGTCGGTCCACAGCCGGAACAGGTAGTTGCCCTTGAAGAACGAGTTGTGCCCGTACGCCGCGTGCGCGATGACGAGCGCCTGCATCGTCATCGTGTTCTCTTCCATCAGATACGCGATGCACGGGTTCGAGTTGATGACGATTTCGTACGCGAGGCCCATCTGGCCGCGGCGGTAGCTCTTCTCGGTCGCGAGGAAGTGCTTGCCGAACGACCAGTGACGGTAGTTGACGGGCATCCCGACCGACGCATACGCGTCCATCATCTGTTCGGCGCTGATCAGTTCGAGCTGGATCGGGTAGATATCGAGCTCGTATTGTTCGGCGACCTGCGAGATGTGCGTGTCGTATTCCTCGAGCAGTTCGAACGTCCAGTCGGACGGACACGGCAGCGGCTTGCGTTCGGCAACGTTCATACGCGCTTCCTTTTGCCCGGCGCCGGGCAAGTCGGCGGCCGGCGCCGGCGGTTCGGCCTGCGCGCGTTGCTGCGCTGCGGCAGGACCGGCCGTGTCGTCGCCGGAAGGGCGCGGCTCGTAGCCGCGCGACTCGTTGTGCAGATGGCGGGTCGTCATGACATTTCCACCTGCTTTTCGAACAATTCGCGAAACACCGGGTAAATGTCGGCAGCCGATTCCACTTTTTTCATCGCGAGATGCGGTTGCGACAGTGCCAGTTGCGCGTATTCCAGCCACAGATTCTGCTCTTCCGGCGCGACCTGGATATACGCGAAGTAACGCGTCTTCGTGAGGATATCCTCTTCCAGGATTTTGCGACACTTGGGCGAATCGTCGGTCCAGTTGTCGCCGTCGGACGCCTGCGCGCCGTAGATGTTCCACTCGGTCGGCGAGTAGCGCTCGCTCTGCACCTTGCGCATCAGTTCGAGCGCGCTCGACACGACCGTGCCGCCGCTTTCGGTCGAATGGAAGAAGGTATCCTCGTCGACTTCCTCGGCGCGCGTATGGTGACGGATGAACACGACTTCGATGCGCTCGTAGTTGCGCTTGAGGAACAGGTACAGCAGGATGAAGAAGCGCTTCGCGAGATCCTTGCGCTGCTCGTCCATCGAGCCCGACACGTCCATCAGGCAGAACATCACGGCCTGGCTCGACGGCTGCGGCTGCTTCACGCGGTTGATGTAGCGCAGGTCGAACGGATCGATGAACGGAATCCGCCAGATACGCCCTTTCAGGTGATGGATCTCGGCCTCGAGCGTCGCGATTTCCGCGCGGCGGTCTTCCGGATCGTTCTTCATCGCTTCGAGCTGGGCCTCGAGTTCGCGCAACTCGTTGACGAGCGGCGAGCCGAGCGCGATGCGCCGGCCGAGCGCGCTGCGCAACGAACGCACGACGTCGATGTTGTTCGGCGTGCCTTCCGCCGACCAGCCCGCGCGCACGTTCTTCCAGCTCGGCACCGTCAGCAGGTGCGTCTTCACGAGGCGCGGCAGTTCGAGATCGTCGAAGAAGTACTGCATGAACTCGTCGCGCGACAGCTCGAACACGAAGTCGTCCTGCCCTTCGCCCTCGTTGCTGGCCTGGCTGCCGCCGCCGCCCGAGCCGCCCTGCGGGCGCGGAATCTTGTCGCCGCGCACGTAGTCCTCGTTGCCGGGGTGCACGTACTCACGACGCCCGCCCGGCGCGTGCCGGAAATTCGGCTCCGCGATGTCCTTGCGCGGGATCGTGATGCTCTGCGTGCTCTGGATATCCTTGATGCTACGGTCGCGCACCGCGTCGGAAACGGCACGACGAATGTAGTTCTTGACGCGACGCAGAAAGCGTTCGCGATTGGCAATGCTCTTGTTCTTGCCGGCTAGCCTGCGGTCGATGATTTGATGAAGCACGCCCGGTCTCCCGCTCGTAAGTCGATATGCCGGGACGCTCGCCGCACATGCCGTATCCCGTCATGCGGGCGGCGTCTCTGAAGGCGCCCGTGCGGACTCGCCGCACGGGCGCGGTACCGCGCGCGTCATGACGACTTGCGCACGCGCAGATACCAGTCGCAAAGCAGCCTCACCTGCTTCGGCGTATAGCCCTTCGCGACCATCCGGTTCACAAAGTCCTCATGCTTGCGCTGCTCCTCCGCCGAACCCTTTGCGTTGAACGAAATCACCGGCAGCAGTTCCTCGGTGTTCGAGAACATCTTCTTCTCGATCACGACGCGCAACTTCTCGTAGCTCGTCCACACGGGGTTCTTGCCGGCGTTTGCCGCTCGGGCACGCAACACGAAGTTCACGATCTCGTTGCGGTAATCCTTCGGATTGCTGATGCCCGCAGGCTTCTCGATCTTCTCCAGCTCCGCGTTCAGCGCGGCGCGGTCGAAGCTCTCGCCCGTGTCGTGATCGCGGAATTCCTGGTCCTGGATCCAGAAGTCGGCATACGTGACGTAGCGGTCGAAGATGTTCTGGCCATACTCCGAATACGACTCGAGGTAGGCCGTCTGAATCTCCTTGCCGATGAACTCCGCGTAACGCGACGCGAGCACGTCCTTCACGAAGGACAGGTACTTCTGCTCGATTTCCGGCGGGAACTGCTCGCGTTCGATCTGCTGTTCGAGCACGTACATCAGGTGCACGGGGTTGGCCGCGACCTCACTCGAATCGAAGTTGAACACGCGCGACAGGATCTTGAACGCGAAGCGTGTCGACACGCCCGTCATCCCTT
This genomic interval carries:
- a CDS encoding MFS family transporter — its product is MDVQTDQAALSAHDTRRRVFAIVGASSGNLVEWFDFYIYSFCALYFAPAFFPSGNTTTQLLNTAGVFAAGFLMRPIGGWLFGRIADRHGRRAAMMISVLMMCGGSLVIAVLPTYAQIGALAPALLLVARLFQGLSVGGEYGTSATYMSEVALKGRRGFFASFQYVTLIGGQLCALLVLVILQQTLSAGELKAWGWRIPFVVGAAAALISLYLRKSLDETSTSASRDKKDAGTIRGVWQHKGAFFTVVGFTAGGSLIFYTFTTYMQKYLVNTAGMHAKTASNVMTVALLVYMLMQPVFGALSDRIGRRTSMILFGSFAVIGTVPLMHALKDVTSPVAAFVLITVALAIVSFYTSISGLIKAEMFPPEVRAMGVGLSYAVANAIFGGSAEYVALWFKSVGSEETFYWYVTVLCAISLIVSWRMRDPSKEGYLRHEP
- a CDS encoding SpoVR family protein: MTTRHLHNESRGYEPRPSGDDTAGPAAAQQRAQAEPPAPAADLPGAGQKEARMNVAERKPLPCPSDWTFELLEEYDTHISQVAEQYELDIYPIQLELISAEQMMDAYASVGMPVNYRHWSFGKHFLATEKSYRRGQMGLAYEIVINSNPCIAYLMEENTMTMQALVIAHAAYGHNSFFKGNYLFRLWTDAHAIIDYLVYAKNYVAECEERYGLDRVEELLDSCHALMNYGVDRYKRPQKPSLSKEAALRREREAYLQSQVNELWRTLPGKKPELMEEQDDRYPPEPQENLLYFAEKNAPLLEPWEREVIRIVRKIGQYFYPQRQTQVMNEGWATFWHYTLLNTLYNQGKLEDGFMMEFLHSHSNVVYQPPVTKPYYSGINPYALGFSMMSDIRRICEAPTEEDYKWFPEIAGTPWLPAMHYAMRNFKDESFIAQYLSPNLIREMRLFSVLDDDMRDSLEVSAIHDDSGYQYVRQALSRQYDIHHREPNIQVWAVNTRGDRSLTLRHFMTDNRHLSNDSDEVLKHMARLWQFDVYLESVDEAGTVRKRYECRYVPPEVRV
- a CDS encoding YeaH/YhbH family protein; amino-acid sequence: MLHQIIDRRLAGKNKSIANRERFLRRVKNYIRRAVSDAVRDRSIKDIQSTQSITIPRKDIAEPNFRHAPGGRREYVHPGNEDYVRGDKIPRPQGGSGGGGSQASNEGEGQDDFVFELSRDEFMQYFFDDLELPRLVKTHLLTVPSWKNVRAGWSAEGTPNNIDVVRSLRSALGRRIALGSPLVNELRELEAQLEAMKNDPEDRRAEIATLEAEIHHLKGRIWRIPFIDPFDLRYINRVKQPQPSSQAVMFCLMDVSGSMDEQRKDLAKRFFILLYLFLKRNYERIEVVFIRHHTRAEEVDEDTFFHSTESGGTVVSSALELMRKVQSERYSPTEWNIYGAQASDGDNWTDDSPKCRKILEEDILTKTRYFAYIQVAPEEQNLWLEYAQLALSQPHLAMKKVESAADIYPVFRELFEKQVEMS